The proteins below come from a single Silene latifolia isolate original U9 population unplaced genomic scaffold, ASM4854445v1 scaffold_73, whole genome shotgun sequence genomic window:
- the LOC141640174 gene encoding uncharacterized protein LOC141640174 encodes MGSEFPWSNKQGSDTRTWARLDRVLVNPAWLAIFPASYALSLPPGLSDHSPLMVSVASDSPVKRRFSFLNAWQDHPDYQSLIQSAWNTPCYGTPMYQLFFKLKSVKSSLQQLHKRNFSNITERVQELRGQLEDCQNELQTYLFSPFLIAKEKNLAAQYAKLSKIEVDILFQKAKVNNIRKRDCSSSFFFSKIALRRHHSTIGIIRDKDGTTIYGIDNVNSAFVDYYTRWVFIWLFKKDWDTARDTLCVVVEEFFRKGRMMRKVNTTLLALVPKKEVPLAVQDFRPIACCYVVYKTISKIIANRLQSVLSDLVGSEQTAFIKGRNKYL; translated from the exons ATGGGGTCTGAATTCCCTTGGTCTAATAAGCAGGGGTCTGACACAAGAACTTGGGCTAGATTAGATAGGGTTCTGGTAAACCCTGCTTGGCTTGCCATATTTCCTGCATCTTATGCACTCAGTCTGCCTCCTGGTCTTTCTGATCATTCCCCTTTGATGGTGTCTGTGGCATCTGATAGTCCTGTTAAAAGGAGATTCAGTTTCCTGAATGCTTGGCAAGATCATCCTGATTATCAGAGTCTTATTCAAAGTGCTTGGAATACACCTTGTTATGGCACTCCCATGTATCAGCTGTTTTTCAAACTCAAAAGTGTGAAGAGCTCCTTGCAGCAATTGCATAAAAGGAATTTCTCTAACATCACTGAGAGGGTTCAGGAACTCAGAGGGCAGTTGGAAGATTGTCAAAATGAGTTGCAAACTTActtattttctccttttttgattGCTAAGGAGAAAAATCTTGCTGCTCAATATGCTAAACTCAGTAAGATAGAAGTGGATATTTTATTTCAGAAGGCTAAGGTGAATAATATTAGGAAACGGGACTGTTCttccagtttctttttctccaaaaTTGCACTTAGGAGGCACCATAGTACCATTGGAATTATTAGGGACAAGGATGGTACTACCATATATGGCATTGATAATGTCAATTCTGCTTTTGTGGATTACTATACTA GATGGGTTTTCATCTGGCTTTTCAAGAAAGATTGGGACACAGCTAGGGATACATTATGTGTTGTTGTTGAGGAGTTTTTCAGAAAGGGCAGAATGATGAGAAAGGTTAATACCACTCTCCTAGCTCTTGTTCCTAAGAAGGAAGTGCCTCTTGCAGTCCAGGATTTCCGGCCTATAGCTTGTTGCTATGTGGTTTATAAGACCATTAGCAAGATTATAGCCAATAGATTGCAGTCTGTGCTATCTGATTTAGTGGGAAGTGAACAAACAGCTTTTATTAAGGGTCGAAATAAATATCTTTGA